One segment of Carya illinoinensis cultivar Pawnee chromosome 13, C.illinoinensisPawnee_v1, whole genome shotgun sequence DNA contains the following:
- the LOC122291495 gene encoding AT-hook motif nuclear-localized protein 17-like: MADYGGGFSLPQGRDLFHTSDDESSEHSPRTVAAILPATAAGHGSSSSSKPKKTRGTSTTACDTEFGSIPEISKKPRGRPPGSKNKPKPPIVITKEYCDSAMKPVILEISAGSDVIETVMQFAHRQQVGISVLSGSGSVSNVTLRHPVSHTPSLTLHGPFNLLSLCGSYLGYPTPTCSTKQLSSSSCLSGAFSFASCSSFGICLAGAQGQVFGGIVGGEVIAASLVVVTVATYTSPAYQRLPGEAEESEDDQAKANIDCSGAGGNGSESCTSNNAMSMSVYSVGSPTPLRQIAPDVML; this comes from the coding sequence ATGGCTGACTATGGTGGTGGCTTCTCTCTCCCCCAAGGAAGAGACCTGTTCCACACCTCCGACGATGAGTCCTCCGAGCACAGTCCTCGTACTGTGGCGGCCATCCTCCCTGCTACTGCAGCTGGACATGGCTCATCATCATCGTCCAAGCCCAAGAAAACCAGAGGTACCAGTACTACCGCTTGTGACACTGAGTTTGGATCAATCCCAGAGATATCCAAGAAACCAAGAGGCAGACCACCTGGGTCCAAGAACAAGCCCAAGCCTCCCATTGTGATCACCAAAGAGTACTGTGACTCCGCCATGAAGCCAGTGATACTCGAGATATCCGCCGGCTCCGATGTGATCGAGACGGTCATGCAGTTTGCGCACAGACAACAAGTGGGTATCAGTGTCTTGAGCGGGTCCGGGTCGGTGTCCAACGTCACACTCCGACACCCTGTGTCCCACACGCCGAGCCTTACCCTGCATGGACCCTTTAAcctcctctctctctgtggATCATATTTGGGTTATCCCACACCAACTTGCTCTACCAAAcaactttcttcttcatcttgtcTTTCTGGCgctttttcttttgcttcttgttcttcttttgGGATATGTCTTGCAGGGGCGCAAGGGCAAGTGTTTGGAGGGATTGTTGGGGGGGAGGTTATAGCGGCGAGTCTAGTGGTGGTGACAGTCGCAACTTATACAAGTCCGGCGTACCAAAGGCTTCCCGGGGAGGCTGAAGAATCTGAAGATGATCAGGCTAAGGCTAACATTGATTGTAGTGGTGCTGGTGGAAATGGAAGTGAATCTTGCACTAGCAATAACGCCATGTCCATGTCTGTTTACAGCGTTGGTAGTCCAACCCCGCTCAGGCAGATTGCTCCGGATGTTATGCTCTAG